The Babylonia areolata isolate BAREFJ2019XMU chromosome 2, ASM4173473v1, whole genome shotgun sequence genome segment tttattttattttgtgtgtacaGTTTCTTTCAAAGTGTATGACTTGAATGGAGATGGTCATGTCACACGGGAAAAGATGATCCAGTTTCTGAAAAACTGCATAGTTACAGTGAGTGGTTCTTgtaaatttgtgtttcttttttgatatTCATTTTACCTGttgcatggttgttgttttttcataaccAAATAGTATAAGTCTTTGATGTGTCACAAGTCTTTAgtttggcaaacacacacactcacacacacacacacacacacacacatatgcacacacacacacaagagagagagagagagagagagagatctcaactTTTGCGTTAATTTGATGATGTGAATATGTTGATtgagataatgataaaaaaaaagggagatcaCCTTTTTTTGATCATGTAGGATAATATGCTTTAGGCCTGATATTGTATTTTCCTCTGGAAGTAGTGTGTTGTATTTGCAGTCTATATGTCAGCCTCATTGCAGTGTAATCAAGTTCCACCCATATGAATACTTCAAGTTGCTGTGGTTTTTTCAGGGGggttatacatatatgtattcacaaCCCTTTCTCATTTTCCATTCTGTGTGTACTAATGTCATAATgatatgtttgtttcctttttttttctttctaaaaaatATCCAAAATAAGGCAAGTGAATATGATTGCTTAGTGCATTGGTATTTTTTAAATGAATTAAACAAGTTTGAAAAATAAAAGGAGAGCACTTGTGATGAGAAGCTTTTATAAATAAACGAGAACATTCCTTACCAttaaaacaatgcaaaacaaatacTCCAAAACGTTAATGTATGTGAATGGATATTTTTCCACAGAAATCTCATGATGCTGACCAAGATGATGCTGACGAAGGTATCAGAGAGCTGACAGAAATGGCCCTCAAGAAACTGGTGAGCATTTCAACACATGTCTGCTCACTTTTGAATAGTTATTACTAGGtgaccaatacagtgtccataagagtctgggttcaaatcctagtctcacccttcctcccaatgaaactgagcttctagtcgttcagacgagatgataaaccaaggtgtatacttggcacactgaaactCTTGGCAGCataaaggtccgtttatacagagcgcgaatgcgaacgcgtccaacgcgaacacgaacgcgacttttgagcagttttgccattcaaatagAGCACGAACCCGAACGCGGAAAACCATCGACGGCTTTCGAGGCAGCTCATCTTTTTCTTGCTGTGAGAGATAAAATTTGGTCATTTGGAATCATGGTGCAGGTAGAGTCAGACACGGAGGAGATCATAGTACTGTATTTGTACGCAAAACaacggaggaagagaaagaggcgtGTGTCAGTGCACGAAATTTTACAGAGAAGAAGTGAATTTGGAGAGTACCACCACCTCGTACAAGAACTACATTTTCATTCTGCAAAATTCCAGAAATACTTCACAAGCAAAGTAGACTGACGCTAGTGCCTAGCTTTTTCTTGGAACGGTCAGGCGTACAAGTTTCTGtttgtggaaatgatgcaagggaagtacctgctgattggttgatagcaaaaaagccgcgcgaccttctgagaaaattcgctctgggggcaatcaaggcggtcgttcgcgcgaacaaaaatttgttcgcgttcgcgttcgcactctatttgaacggttcctctacaaatgactaaaatattccaggacgaaaaaccgcgttcgctttcgcgttcgcgctctgtataaacggaccttaagtgttgtcctctggcaaaacaatagaaaaaaagtcCTATATTTGTGGCCTTTCGTGCTGTGTCCTGTAGTGACCCCAGCTTCGATTTCCCCTCTACTTTCATGTCTGTGGTGAGTTCCTGTCAAAGAGAGATTCATggggactgtcattggagggacatggtggtgaTCTGCAATTAGGGGGTGATCGTCAATCAGTCTGGCTTCATATCTAAACGGCTATTGTTGTCGGTTAGGGATTTGGTAGACGGTATATATATCCTGCATGTGTGGAATCAGAACATGCGCTACGGAAATTACTAAAGTGTTTCAGCACCATTGCAGAGTCTCtgctggtgtgtgacttcattATCATCCAACATAGAGACTGCTGTTGATCAGTCTTTCAGTATGGcaaatcaaagtgtcaagttttgtGAATGGAAATAAAATATGTAACAGTAGATTcattgtgcaaatgatttagcttctttattattttgtgtgtgagtgtgtatgtgtgtgtgtgtgcccatcctaAATGCATTGAAAACAGTATCAGTGAAAAGAagagaatttttcctatttttgtgcctaatttggtgttgaaagacaaagtatttccagacaaaatggcattgttaaagtttaccacagacactcacacacatacacacacacacagtcaaccaaacattgggttataacatagactcactttgtttacacaagtgagtcaaaaattaataaGAAGCAGATGTGATGCTGTACCATTACATGAAAAGTTGTTAAAAATGACCAGTTGATTTATGACACATGACAGGATGACATCTTTTGCAAGCTCAAGTGTACTGTTTATACAGGGTATTCCAATATGGGGCACAACAAATGTTGAAGTTGCCCAACTGGTTCTCAACACATGAGGCATGATGGACTGACAGTTTGACTGATGCGTGACAGGAACAGCACATTATAGGTTGAAAGGAAAGAACTGACCATGAGGTCTTTTTTATCTTTCAGGATACTGACAACGATGGGCGAGTGTCACTGGAGGACTTCAGAGCAGCAGTGCATGTGGACAAGCTTCGTTTGGAGTTGCTGGGGCAGTGTTTTCCTGACGATAAGGTATTGCTGAAGCTGCAGCAGCCTCTCTGGATAAAGTGTAGTTTACAACATACGGTTTTAGGCAAAACGTTTGTTCACTCAAGTCTATTGCCTATGGATTAGTAGCTGTGAGCAGCCCATCTATACCTGAAATATCATTTTTGACCATCATTCACTCccagctcactcactcacttaccacTTGACAAAACAGTcaatacaatgtgtgtgttgttgatctCAAATGCAATAAATGCATTAAAAGGTTCataaaggcaaaaaaaaacccaaaaaacatgggTGTATAAAACTGTTGAAAACAAACTGAATGAAGTTTTATACTGATTGTGGTAGATGTGACAGAAATAACAAGTTTGGTGTTTTAGAATGTTCTTTATTTAAATCTGTCTAGTCATCCTTTGCATCATGTGCTTTGTCCAGTCAGCTGTTTTTGATAagctctgactctctgtctcagaTGATAGCACTTGATTTGGTTTTGCTACTGCTTATTGTAACATTGAGAGAAAGGGCTAACTAGCAGACTGTGGAGCAGCAGTTTCAGTTCTGCGCTGGAGCTGCAACTTCAGTTCTAACTCTGCAATGATTGCTACTTAACTAATACGCATTAAATGATATATTTCTTGAGTATTCTAACCATGTAGGTTGGATTGGGATTGTCTGCATTTAAATAAGATTTTTTAAATCAGTCCTTTAGATTAAGAAAAAGCAATTCCAAACAGCAAAGAATAATTCAGAATGCCAAGTTAATCggtaaaaaagaaaatcatttaaGAAGTCTACAGAAATAACCAGTTGTAATGACAATTTGACAAATATTAAGAACTTATGTCTGGAGATTGTAAGTTCAAACTACAAACGTCTCATAGTTAGATTTGACTGTGCTACTGGCTGAAATGGGAAGAGGGTCACCACACAGCCAAAAAAAAATGTGATCTACACTCATGAAGAATACAACTCAAATTTCCAGACCAACACCACAAATCTCAGTTATTCCATGAGCTTGTATTTGATGAATATGTAATGAAAAGAGTTGCAGAGAATGGTTGTATCACACTATTTCAAACAAAAACTCatcatagcagtagtagtattttcatccTTTTCTGCTATTGTAATGATAAGTCATAGCAGATAATGCAAGGGAGATAATAGATCTTCAACCTTCACCCTTAAATAGGTCAAGGGGCGAGTGGATTTCCCTCCCCCTGGTATGGAAGATGGAAGCACGTACCGCAACCTAACAAATAAATTCAACGTCTGAAACCAACCTTGCCAGTCAAGTGTTTGTTGATACACTTGGTGAACTATGATAAAAGGACTCCCCCAAAAAATTGTTTCATTGCTGTGGCCCTTCATGCACTGTTGTCATGATGATCTCAGTTTTGATTCATCATGTTTATGTCTCAGTGACTTTCTGTGAAAGTCTTCAGTTACAACTGGTTCATGGTAATGGCAATAGTTGTTTAAGGGACATGGCCTGCACTTGATTGGAAACCTCATTTGTGAGGACCATTTTTGTAGGGGTGTGGTGCCGGTCTGCACTTTGCATTGTTGAATCATACAGTTTGGTTTGAATAACCAATTACTGACAGTATCAGTTGCATCAatagtatcagtagcagtagatGGTGTTCAGCAGAGGCAGAATTATAACATATCACAAGAAGAGGTTTCCTTAGAAGGGTGGTCTCACACAGACCTGAAATAGCTTCCTGTGGTACTTAGTCTGCAACATAATGAATTTTTGTGTTACTGTATAAGAAAGAGACCTAGGATGAGCAGTGTGAGAGTATTGCCTGTGAGAGGCCACGAAGATAATAAGCTAAAATAAAACTGCATTTATCCACTGGCTCAAGATGCATTAACCTTTATGCCATATTCATACGTTCCTTATTTTTACTTCAGTGAAATTGTGGatggtttgtttctttcaggatCGATGCCAGTGTCTGAAGATGTTTGGAGACCCAGATATGAATGCCCAGCCTGTCTCCATCACTGCTGCTCGTCGAGACAAACATTCTGGTCACAAGCATGCTTCTGCATGTCACAGGCGCCGTTCTGCAAGTGGAGACAAACACGAAGGCCAGAAGCAAGTGAAAGGTTGATTGAAACTGACAGTTATCCAGCATCTGTTTCATCAAAGATTACAAAGAGAATGAGTtctagagaagaagaaaacaaagtaaTCTAGGCTGTAAAATCTGAAGATGAAACTAACACTGTCATTTTTGTCCACATAATACATTATAAGCATGCAGAGAACATTTTGTCATGACCAGTGCTTTGGGTTTCTGCATAAGTAGGCACTGCCCCCCTTTTTGCAGCAGGTATGGTGTTGCTTATGTGGAACAGTCCACTCACTTTGACATCTTCAAACTTAAACAGAGAACATATTTCGTAAAAGATTATTATGGCGAAAAATTAAAACTCCAATACCCACACCTgtccttatgcacacacacatgcacactcacttgtGCACAAACTATCAGTGCTGCTGTTCTTGGATGCTCGTGTTGAAAGTATGTGCAGTAAGAAACAGCTACAGCAACTTTATTTTTCTTATCACTCCCTACCCCAGATCTGGAAGATTGTACTGGTAATATTGCCTGAATTTGTTTGCTGTGAAAACTTTATTTCCATAGTTCCTAGTTTAGGATTGTTCTCTCCACTATCATTATGTTTTTGCTATCATGTGGTTGCTCCAGCTGCTGCAATATTGTTGCATAATACATTCCCCTATTTTTACAAACaattgtttccctttctttctttctttttctttttttttccttcctttttctttctgtttgtaatTGTGTCAGAATATACATTTGATATTATCATCAGAAGCGAGAAAACTAAAAGGTTTGATTTTATGATTGTCAGTTATATCACGTAAGTTTGTATAGCCATGCATAAATGAATTTATATACTGTAGTTTATTTTGTGGTGATGCATCCTTAGAGAACAAAATTTTGGGCCTGTTAACTCAAATTCTTTGCTCATATTTTAGTGCTTGGGGTAATGACTTATCTGTGGCTCAGAATGCTGCTGATGAAAGGCGCTTAATTGTTAAGAACTCACTGACTGATATTGGTAATTCCCTGAAGTGTTTATCTTGCTTTACACTGACACATTGACTGGCAAGGATTCTGGCAGATCATCTGGGACAATGAACTGAACTTACCGGAGCTGAGTTCAAACTTTGGActttgaatttttcttttttgtgtgtgtgacaatttgaAAATGAAATCATTAGCAACGAACCAATattgtttcttttatatatatatatatatatatatatatatatatatatatatatatatatatattagggtcTGTTACAAATGTTATGGATGAGAATCAAGAGTTTATATCTGCATCAGCATTATAAAAAAAAGTGCATTGTGGATTTGTGGGGAGAAACAGTACTGGTAAGTGGTAAAAATTGGGATTTGCATTGAATTGTGTAAATGATGTCAAGGAATTCATACAGTATATCTGTTTTGGAAGTTCTCTGAGACAATGATATTTTGTGCACTGTATGAATCATCAAAAGACATTAAGGAGTTTACTCTGAGGAATATATCTGCATTGAATAAATATCAAGACTTGGGTAttgatgtgtatgtatacatggcaTTAATGGGTTCGTCATATATCTGTTCTGTGATATGAGACTTCTTGatcatatatgtatttgtaaatATATCCTCTCTTTACATGATTAAAAAATCAGCATTATATATTAACCCATGCCTTGTAAGTTCCAGTTTTCAGTTAACTTAAGTTTGGAAAATGTTTTCATTGAATAGCTTTGCAATGCATTCAGCTTATTGCTTTGATTATTCACCTATCGTTTGCATgtttttatattttcatttctttttctgcagAATCATTCATCTTAAGTCTgcatgttggtgtggtgtgcattATAGTTGTTTTTGAGAAGAATGTAATACTTGAATCTTTTGCTGTCTTCAATGATAGCTGTTCACACAGGTTATAGTTATTTATTAAAATACTGATTTCAgtgtacaaaaaagaagaaaaatcagtaaggggtggtggggtgttgttcaCATTCCTTCCATCTAGCTGGGGTCAGTTGACCTTTCAGCATCGGTGTACCAAAGTACTGCTTTTTGATTATAGACAAGGCAGTGGGTTCTTGAGGTCTTCTTGTTTCACTTTTTAATGCTCATTTGGGTGGGAAACACCTGTTTTTCCTCCAGTCCCTTGGGTCATCATAAGCTCCCATGAGCTAgccatgttttttttcctttttttgtttaatcAATTTGCTAAGCAAATTTGTTGGGGTGCATAATAATCACTTTAATGTTCAAAGCTGTGATTTAAATTTTTACTGTACAGTTATAGtcactattcttttttctttttttcttttcttttttttttttttttttgctctctcttgtgttgttcttttgtgtttagttttctgttatttcatttttcattcatttgttgttgtttttttcacgtttttcttttcttttctttttactggtTTTCTATGTGTTATTTTAGATAAGAACCATGTGATAAAAGCTTGTTTAGAGGTTCGTTTTTCGGATTGTAAAAGAAAAACTTCCAGTACTGAGTCTCTTTTGTTAGTTATGTTTTACAGACATGTTTATCTAGATTGTTGGTTTATAATGAGTGCTGAAATGGACTGATATGCAAATAAAGGTGTTTATACCTTCTGTTTGCTGTTATGTGTCTTCATTTCATTCTTGCACACAAAACAGTAATAGCAAGGCTGAGAGACAGATGAATAAAGCCAAGTCAAAAGGGTGTTTCAGTAaaggtatgtgtgagtgtgttgaatttctttccttttgcactgttgtggtggttgttacaGTTATTATTGGTGGTTGTATTGGTATTGTTGGAGCTGTTGTCaatgtaaaaagaagaaaacggtTTCTCCAAAATGTTTTCAACAGAAATATACTTCACACCATCACTTGTTTTCACTTCTTGATACCTCTTCTCCtttactgaaacacacacgcacgcacacacagacacacacacacatgcatgcgtgcgcgcacgcacacacacacacacacacacacacacacacacacactttcatttattcacacacattttctccaccccccagccccctaccccccccctctctctctctctctctctctctctctctcattatgcacacacacacactctctctctctctctctctctctctcgctctctcacaggGTTTGAAGCAAGGGGATATTTGTTCACCAGTTTTATTtttacattcatttattcacacacattttctccaccccccaacccctctctctctctctctcgctcattttttttcctatgcattttactaacaccatgctagtgcctgtatgccatgtgtgtgtgttcgtgtgtgcatgtgtgtgttgttttgttttgatttatgcatattttttttttctctgttgtgtatctctgctAACACCGTTGATTTGATGACATCAATTTATTTGCTTGTGTatccccatttttttcttctttttttttttccttcttgcaattcagtactcttttttttcttttttatttttacctCTGTCGAAGACATAGCAGGTATATATTGTTATATTTCTCTCGTCTGTTTGGAACAAAGAGAACTTTATCAGTTTGTTTTACTATTTGAAGGCATGTGTCTTTGTTCAGTTCAGAACTGGTGGTGGGTCCACAGCCGTCACCAAACCTGTCAAGCAGAACACATGACATTTTCAGCAGCGCTCTTATCTAAAAGCAGTGACCAAATCTGTCAAGCAGAACACATGACGTTTTCAGCAGCGCTCGCTGTATACGTGTGCCCTGTGTTGTGATGATGCTTTTCCTGCATAAATATTTATTTAAATCAATTGACCTGAGGGCTTTTCTGACATTTCCAAAAATTGCGCAAATCCGGTCTGGCCTACGGCAAAGCGTAAATTCGCTGCCAGCGGGCATTGTAGACATGATATCATTCAATCATATCACTTAACATCACAGCAGAAAGGTCGCCAAATCAGGACAGTAAATGCTTGTTCAAAGTCGGTCAAATCGTTTTCAACTAGGAGTTGTGCTACGTGATTTGTCTGTGTGATGCCAAAgtccggatctctctctctctctttctctctctctctctctcttctcagacaACAGTGGTGTGtcaggcactgtgtgtgtgtcagtgtgtgtgtgtgtgtttgtgtgtgtgtgtgtgtgatatatatatatat includes the following:
- the LOC143275563 gene encoding calaxin-like, whose amino-acid sequence is MGSTRAQIEQKVSELAPKTTLKKKVIHSLVELFNCNCSDKGLDRVSFRDCIMSLFHILDDFILDRLFHTMDVTSNSQHLKVDDFVTGMASLLTEDLDEKANFSFKVYDLNGDGHVTREKMIQFLKNCIVTKSHDADQDDADEGIRELTEMALKKLDTDNDGRVSLEDFRAAVHVDKLRLELLGQCFPDDKDRCQCLKMFGDPDMNAQPVSITAARRDKHSGHKHASACHRRRSASGDKHEGQKQVKG